The following are encoded in a window of Artemia franciscana chromosome 5, ASM3288406v1, whole genome shotgun sequence genomic DNA:
- the LOC136027118 gene encoding calcium-activated chloride channel regulator 4-like → MSLFKLSSILLLPLLSICSAVTIPPTGPGGYENLVVAISDSFLPPDVAAEQEFIKKIKELISGASRSLYDASDRYFYFKDVKILIPSTWQGAPGTDYDYSDAIDESFSSSDIRVFEFKDYIAPFTQKVSYCGSQGQYIFLSPEYISRWTEQKNPSKVVVQEWSIYRWGLFEEYGIVRDGTQSFSRFPTIEATSDNTAEWKATGCSDKPMTGKFGYYDYDLSGNPIFNEGCSLSFIDYCSFLPDEIQSANTSLLYLSYLDSVNHFCDDETHDKTSKNRHNYFCNELSAWQMIKNHPDYRGRSPILSFPGDPTFSVVKPAFRTPVVYILVDTSSENAASNVFAATKDRLRNWVSSSLPKTVLVGLGEFGGNSTYDNGLPFRYMTNILSPGPVSAVSGQFGTAINSMEQNKLGGILLDKAIGDAAVFLTSRLWQQGSIVLLIKFTSSNDAVKAELPEGPIIDILTSRQVKLFSIEYGFSGVEQANFANLASRSMGKAYVGSSSNSFNTELDSLLNDVLRIVTDRTFELSRIIEVGHEEFLIPPGGLEQSTFQTFISDTPYVDFEFYAPAGSSLEIEVTPAESPMLVSKVDGTSWNLNQWDRFYLNITKLEKMEISRASWCYSIRNAGQEEVKVHALSRHLRNEDPPGLGGPTKSGAIHECELWTSDVNNVAAVSTTPYRPFGIFAYFFNGLNVVRGLDVYATITQPNGAQTRIKLYDERPSGPLTYYDIDIEDNDGVYSNIFSPTEKGMHHISIEALSPKPPECSFTNTPSAASLEVQFVQQQQIQFVQQVHGKAVLPNQDSPYPPFGSTGARSAFFQRYYPYYRSVDVQFSSFRLLPPRVLVLNAEAGDTPSIVRMTFVEPHLYDGAETPSGYAIRYSTNRADLIRPDGSIAFLETEVRPEDIVSGSLGHNGSGVPGQVEFTVYGYSNESQVFYFVMASTLNASRIFYGQPSPIVSTMVTPTVLQTTTSTTTTPETTTTQSTTTEATTTVTTPEETSTVETTVPQTTVTNTLRPIVTTTKPTPTEEPENSGGKFDPYFYIIVLISLALLQPHIYE, encoded by the exons GAATTGATTTCTGGTGCCTCACGGTCGCTATACGACGCTTCTGACAGGTACTTTTATTTCAAAGATGTGAAGATATTAATCCCAAGCACCTGGCAAGGAGCTCCTGGCACTGACTATGACTATTCTGATGCCATTGA tgaAAGCTTTTCTTCTTCTGATATCCGAGTTTTTGAATTCAAAGACTATATTGCGCCATTCACACAGAAGGTTAGTTACTGTGGAAGTCAGGGGCAGTATATCTTCCTAAGTCCAGAGTACATCTCCAGATGGACAGAGCAGAAGAATCCAA GTAAGGTTGTCGTGCAAGAGTGGTCTATCTATAGATGGGGTCTTTTCGAAGAGTATGGCATTGTAAGGGATGGGACCCAATCGTTTTCACGGTTTCCTACAATTGAAGCGACCTCAGATAATACTGCTGAATGGAAAGCTACAGGGTGCTCTGATAAACCCATGACAGGAAAATTTGGATACTATGATta tgaCCTAAGCGGAAATCCAATTTTTAATGAAGGTTGCTCCCTCAGTTTCATCGACTATTGCTCTTTTCTTCCTGATGAAATACAATCGGCAAATACTTCACTTCTGTATTTGTCATACCTTGACAGT gTCAACCATTTTTGCGACGATGAAACTCATGACAAAACATCGAAAAATCGTCATAACTATTTTTGCAATGAACTTAGCGCCTGGCAAATGATAAAGAACCATCCAGACTATAGAGGAAGATCGCCGATACTTTCATTCCCTGGAGATCCAACGTTCAGTGTTGTTAAGCCCGCGTTCCGGACACCGGTTGTATATATATTGGTCGACACTTCTTCAGAAAATGCAGCAAGTAAT GTTTTTGCGGCGACGAAAGATAGACTAAGAAACTGGGTGTCAAGCAGTTTGCCAAAAACGGTGCTCGTTGGACTGGGTGAATTTGGAGGAAACTCGACTTATGATAACGGACTGCCATTTAGATACATGACAAATATACTAAGTCCTGGTCCG GTGTCTGCTGTGTCTGGTCAATTTGGGACGGCCATTAACAGCATGGAACAGAACAAACTGGGTGGTATTCTTCTTGATAAAGCCATCGGAGATGCTGCTGTATTTTTAACATCCAGGCTGTGGCAACAAGGTTCTATTGtccttttgataaaatttacttCCAGCAATGATGCTGTTAAAGCAGAACTACCAGAAGGTCCTATTATAGACATTCTAACATCTCGACAAGTAAAGTTGTTCTCGATTGAGTATGGTTTTTCTGGTGTAGAACAG GCGAACTTTGCAAACCTAGCCAGTAGGTCCATGGGCAAAGCATATGTTGGCTCTAGTTCAAACAGCTTCAACACAGAGCTTGATAGCCTACTTAATGACGTTTTAAGGATTGTGACGGACCGAACATTTGAGCTGAGTCGCATAATTGAG GTTGGTCATGAAGAATTTTTAATTCCTCCAGGAGGATTAGAGCAATCAACATTTCAGACTTTTATAAGTGATACGCCGTATGTGGACTTTGAATTTTATGCTCCAGCCGGATCCTCTTTAGAGATTGAAGTCACCCCAGCAGAGTCACCAATGTTAGTTTCAAAAGTAGATGGCACATCCTGGAACTTAAATCAATGGGAcagattttatttgaatataacT aaattagaaaaaatggagatTAGTAGAGCTTCCTGGTGCTACAGCATTCGTAATGCTGGACAAGAAGAGGTTAAAGTCCATGCTCTATCACGCCATCTAAGAAACGAAGATCCCCCGGGCTTAGGAGGTCCTACAAAATCAGGTGCCATTCATGAGTGTGAGCTGTGGACTTCTG ATGTGAATAACGTAGCTGCAGTCAGCACAACACCATATCGGCCTTTCGGTATTTTCGCCTATTTTTTCAACGGATTGAATGTGGTAAGAGGACTAGATGTGTATGCGACTATTACACAACCGAACGGAGCCCAGACACGCATCAAGTTATATGATGAGCGTCCGTCTGGCCCTCTGACTTATTATG ATATTGATATTGAAGACAACGATGGTGTATATTCTAATATATTCAGTCCCACTGAGAAGGGAATGCATCATATCTCCATTGAAGCATTATCTCCAAAACCCCCTGAGTGTTCGTTTACAAATACACCTTCTGCTGCGTCTCTTGAAGTACAGTTCGTTCAGCAACAGCAAATCCAGTTTGTTCAGCAAGTCCATGGAAAAGCTGTACTTCCAAATCAAG ACTCACCTTATCCACCGTTTGGTTCAACTGGAGCTCGAAGTGCCTTTTTTCAGAGATACTATCCCTACTACAGATCAGTAGATGTTCAATTCTCTTCATTCCGA CTTTTGCCGCCTCGTGTCTTGGTTTTGAATGCCGAAGCAGGTGATACTCCTTCAATTGTCCGAATGACTTTCGTTGAACCACACTTATATGACGGTGCTGAGACTCCAAGTGGCTATGCCATTCGATACTCCACAAACCGAGCGGATCTGATTCGACCAGATGGATCAATTGCGTTTTTGGAAACAGAAGTTCGTCCAGAAGATATCGTCAGTGGCAGTTTGGGCCACAATGGAAGTGGTGTGCCTGGGCAGGTGGAATTTACAGTTTATGGATATTCAAATGAGTCTCAAGTGTTTTACTTTGTCATGGCGTCAACGCTGAATGCAAGTAGA ATATTTTACGGTCAACCTTCGCCAATAGTATCTACGATGGTAACACCAACCGTTCTTCAAACCACAACATCTACGACAACTACGCCTGAAACTACTACAACACAGTCCACTACCACAGAAGCGACAACCACAGTGACGACCCCGGAAGAAACTAGCACAGTAGAGACAACTGTACCTCAGACCACGGTCACTAACACTTTAAGGCCAATAGTTACAACAACAAAACCAACACCAACGGAAGAACCAGAAAATTCTGGAGGAAAATTTGATCCgtacttttatattattgtattaATCTCTTTAGCTCTCCTACAGCCTCACATCTatgaatga